In Pseudophryne corroboree isolate aPseCor3 chromosome 7, aPseCor3.hap2, whole genome shotgun sequence, a single window of DNA contains:
- the LOC134943278 gene encoding gamma-crystallin 1-like: MGKIIFYEDRNFQGRSYECSSDCSELNSFFNRCNSIRVENGNWMLYEHPNYRGNQYFLKRGEYPDFSHWTSHNDSIRSCRIIPQHRGTFRIRVYEKEEFNGAMLEFTEDCPHVHEEFRHPDIHSCNVLEGHWIFYEEPSYRGRQYYLKPGEYRRYHDWGASHSRVGSFRRVQEFY; encoded by the exons ATGGGAAAG ATCATCTTCTACGAGGACAGGAACTTCCAGGGTCGCTCTTATGAGTGCAGCTCTGACTGTTCCGAACTGAACTCCTTCTTCAACCGCTGCAACTCCATCCGGGTGGAGAATGGAAACTGGATGCTATATGAGCACCCTAACTACAGAGGGAACCAGTACTTTTTGAAGAGGGGAGAGTATCCCGACTTCTCTCACTGGACAAGTCACAATGACTCCATAAGATCTTGTCGCATAATTCCACAG CATCGTGGAACATTCAGAATCAGAGTCTACGAAAAGGAGGAATTCAATGGCGCAATGTTGGAGTTTACTGAAGATTGTCCCCATGTACATGAAGAGTTCAGACATCCAGACATACACTCCTGCAATGTTCTGGAAGGTCACTGGATCTTCTATGAAGAGCCCAGCTACAGGGGGCGCCAGTACTACCTAAAACCTGGGGAGTACAGGAGATACCACGACTGGGGAGCCTCCCACTCCAGGGTCGGCTCATTTAGACGTGTCCAGGAATTCTATTAA